The DNA window CCTCTTAGACACTACTACTGATCAGCATTACTTTCTTTCTTGAGTAAGGTAAGGGGTACGGAAACTTAATTTGCATGCCCTATTATAAACACTAACTGAATAAAACAAGGACTTTTCTAACATGTGCCACATCTTCTGAAAGACTCCTTGGGAACAGCTGACCAAAAGCAAGCAACCTTTCTCCCGGTGTGAGCTTAAAAAGAATGGAATCCGGATGCGTAAGTGCCTTCGCTCCCCTAAGCGGGGATGAACTCAAACTCCTAACAAGGTAGGCAAGCAAAGGCGGGTTATGCCTTCCAACCCGAAAACAGTGCTTATTACAACGACAGAGTCAATGGCACAAACGGATTCAATAGTTCAATAGGTCACTCAATCGGCCCGAACTTGCAGCTACCTTTTTCACCGGCTTCTTTCTTTCAAATATGTCGTGTTTGCTTTCCGCGATTGAATACCCGGGCTTTTCTCTTGAATACCGATATGGACCACCCGGCCTTTCTTTCATAAAGCCCGACTTCTTCTTAGACAAAGTGTTCCGTCTTCGAGGCCTGGAATGGTGAGGCATGGGCTGCTAAGTCCCCGAGCCTTGTTCTATGTTCTAAAGACCCGAGCTGCTTTGGACCCCTGCGGCTGAAGCACCTGCTGTTGTCTGACCCCTTTTTCTTCTCTCCTGTAGCTCTTCAATCGTCGAAAAGCGGTCCATTTACCGGCAAATCTCGGACTCTCCTGATTCCCTTACAGGGCCTTCAAAGTAGTCTCAAAAGTCGATCTGTGCCTTCTCCTTCGTAGTTCATTCATGATCGGTCAATCAATCGGAAAGCGAACCCCCTAGGCTTTTCCAAAGAGCTAATCTCCTCAACCGTCCAATGAACCGGTGCAGCTTCGATCGGTCCGCCATTGCATTCCTACAGTGCTAAAGAACAGAGCTACTCAATCGGCCTCAATCTCAAAGACCAAGATCGTGGCTTTCAACGGCATTTCGAACCTGATCATGATAGATACCATTTCAGGTACACGTAAACATGTCGCAACCTTTCTCGTTCTTGGGTTGCTATGCCGGTAAAGGAGATTTAGCTTTCTGTCCTTACCTTCCACTTATATCCCAGTATCCCAGTTTTGCCGACAAGAGAAACAGAGGAGCGGAGCAGGCATACCAACTACTCTTCCTTGCTACGCCTTGGCTTCTCGACTTCACACAACCCCTTGAAAAAGGTACCAGTTGAGGCGTAGCCAAGACGAGATCAAAGTCAACTTGAATACCTGATGCCGAACAACAGCAAAACAAGAGCGAGTAGCTTTACCAAAAGCCTCGCAGAGGTGTCCAATTAAACCTATCAAATTCTGAGGCGTAGCAGATACGAAATCCTTTCCCGCAAAAGGGAATAAACTCACTAAACTAGAGTATCCGAAGGAGATTGCGTTACAGTAGAAGTTTTCGTATGCCATCAACAATCTATCAACAAAAGAGCAAGGGGCCGCTAGGCGTCAACCGAGTCTACCTTTCCTCGGCATTTGACCGAGCAAGAACAGAAAAGCAAGTGTCCGAAGGAGCCGGGGAATGGGAATCCAACCCAGCTCGGAACAACCTACTGACAAAGTAGCCATTGAGTCCTTCTATCGATGCGATGCAAGCTCACTACACGTTATTGATCGGCGATGTAGAATCGGAATGCCAAACTCAATCTTTCTACTAACCAACTTCATGCGGTTTCATCCTTTTCAATAGCCTCCGATCGGCGTAGCAGAGTTCCCTTCTTGACTTTCACTTAATCCCGCTTTTTACCCACTTCTTCACAAAGCTAATTCTTTCCATGATTGATTCCGAGGAGTTACTCATCCTTCCTTTGATTCCATTCCGGTAGTGAGTCCGTTGAGTCCATTGACTCGAACAAGAAGCGAGAGGAGCTATGGTTATTAACCGCTTAGCTGCACTGGCCCGCCAAGATTAGCTCCCTACTGTACTGATACTGAAGAAAACGACTCCTACCGGCCTACCGATACCTACTGATTAGCTCATAGCTCAACTACAGACTAACTACTGCCTAGCTATATCTCCTTTAGCTGCCTCGGGTGATTCCGGTTGATGAACTCACCTATTGATCTTCCTATCGAATGAACTAGCTACACCCATTGATTCCTATTTAGGAGATGCACCGATTGATACATATTGATTCCGGAAGAGGAAGATAGGATAGTTCTTCCTCTTCCGGAATCCGGCATTAGCAACACCGGTTAGCAACAACGACAGCGGCAGATCAGTCGTGATATTCTTTCAGCATCACTCCCTTGCTTAGGAATACACAAGAAATAAAGACCAGAAGGGATTTATTTCTATATATTCCTCCAAGAAAAGAACAAGTTAACTCAGAAAAACAAGTAACTCACTTAGGGGAGCTGCACTAGGATGTTCGTTTAGCAACCGTAACTTACTTCCTCCGATAGCAACACCGATCAAGAAGCCAAGGATTGCGGACCAGCTTCGAGCCCGAGAAGAAAGCAACGAGGAAGAAACAAGAAATAAAGACGTTTACGATATCTTTCTTCCCATTCCTCAAAGAAAAGCAAGGAAAAGACTGCAATTGACGCAAATCCTCCGATAGCTGCAGTTCGAACCGAGAGCTCATACCGGAAGAACCAAGAAATAAAGACCAAAGGGAGATATTTCCACTATCTATCCATATCTGTCCTAAAAGGGAAGCCAGAACTCATAACAATCGGAAAACAAAGACCTTTAGGATACAGTTTCCAGATGTCTATCTATAAAGAATAAAACAAGGGCGGCAAAGCAGCAAGAGCTACAGTAGCTGCAATGGCTGCAAGAACTCATAGCAACGGGGAAAACAAGACCCAAGGGAGTTAGTTCCACTATGTAAATCAAAAAGGAGAAGCTAAATTAGAGTCCTTTACTCTAGAAAGCAATCAGTAGACGAATACCCGTAGAGCAGTAGCCTTTACTTCTCGATTGCGCTGGTAGTCTTTGTTGTTACCGCGCCAATACCAAGTTTCAAAACGTAGTAATATTCCTGTTCGTGAGACATGGGAAAAACACCTTCTTCTTTGGTTTATGTTGTCCGAGTAGTAGGGGCCTCTTGCTGTCTTTGACCTGTGTTTGTAGTTCTACTTTTCTTTTGTAACCAGCTAGGGAACTCGAAGGGGACGAGCTCCTTGCTCTTCTGTCAATCAATAGGGAATCCCTTCTTTCTTTCCTTGCCATAAAAGAAGTAACCAGACTTCTACTATTAGTATCATAAAGCCGAGGGATTGAGTTAGCTGCCTGAGGAATCCTGCCCTTGTTGCAACTCTATAGTAAACCCTAGGCCTAGGTAAATTCCTTTTTGGCCAATGTTCCGTACACCACGCTTAGTGGGCCGTGCTTAGGTTGGCTTTGTGTCAATAGTAGGGGGAAGATTACCAGCTTTTGCCTGTAGTTTTAGTTCTGAATTGACTTGCCTTTTGCAACCAGCTAGGCAGGCTCAGAAGAGCTGCTTGTTCTGTTGAAGCTAGTCCCTTCTTTGTTTAGGAGATTCGTGAGAAGAAGGATCTAAACTTGGACTACTCTAGAAGTGATTTCCTGTGCTTGTTGAAACCCTAGAGGAACCAGGCTAGTCCACTCATGAAACTAATAAACTCCGGAAATTCTTTGGTCAGTTTAGATTCTTCTTCTAAGAATATCGGTAAGGGGAATTCATTCCTTCAATCACTGAGGAAGAAATCCCAGATCTTTGTTAAAAAGAATGGCTACTCCCAAAGCCTTGCTCAAGAAGGATATCGGGTTGGTAGATCAGAAAAGCCGCAATTCCGCCCGAGAGCAACACCGAAATGACAGCTGCCCAAAACAAGGAGTTAGCTTCAGTAGCTTTCGTCAGCTAGCAACCCAGATCAAGAGGCCAAGGAATAGCAAATAGTTTCTAGTATTTCGACTTTATCTTCCCTACTAAAGGAACTAAGGATACCCATCTCATCAATCGAAGTAGGCTTCAATCCTCGAACTAACCAGCGTTGCGGGATCGCCCGAAGGCCTGATCCACTCGTGGCATTGCTTGTGGTTGTCGAGAACTTACTCTAGCACATCTTCGGCTTGATCGAGCTCTTATCTTACTTCTATTTACCTCTCTTCTAAATTCGTAACAGGAACTCTTTCTTTGGTAGCTAATATTAGTAGAGCAGAAGACAACAAGCAATCCAGGACCTTTTCTAATACTCATAATTTCCACTAACGTCTCGAGTGGATGCACAAGTTAAGCGGGGTGTGTTAAGCATTATGATATTACACACTTTTCATCCATCTTTTCAGCAAAAACAAGGCTAATTCAAGGACTGTCAGACGCTGTTTACCAATACTTATTCATCTATCTCTTATAAGAGATCGGACTGAATAGTTCCTCTTTCTCCACTTAATATGCCTCAATCAAAGAATCGGTTGCAAACGTTCTTTGATCAGGTAAAGAGGCGGCAATCCTACCAATAAGAAGAATAGGAAGTGAGCTAATTCCCTTAAGGTTTACCGTGGGGCGAACTACCACCATAGGCGGAAAGAAAGAATATGACCAAGACCCTAAAGTAAGAACCATAATTGCCTCAACCGTAGGACAAAGTAGAACCCTTCCTTTCACCAATAGTGGAAGTCGAAAGACATCCTTCAAAGCAAGAAGCAGGAATCCTATCATCGTAAGAAAATAGTTCACCCTCAGAAACAGGAGAAAGAACGCCCGGTAATCTACCATCGGCAGTTGAAAAAGAAGGAAAGAAGGCAGATTGTACCTATCCACTAGCCCGGGACCTATGAATATAAAAGGCAAAAGAGGAAGCAAGAGACGCAGAATGTCCATGGTTTAGCTTGTTTTCGTTCGACTTGTTTTTTGAAGAGCTTGCAAAACCGGTACTGGTAGGGCTGAACGACTAGTAGGATAGTATTCCAGCTTTGCCAACTCCTAGGAAGAAGTTAATCCCAATCCTTTATTCATATTCATAACTAGGATTCATTTCCACTAGCTAAAAGACAAGAAATGAGAAAGATTGAAGCCACTCCAAAGAAGAGCACTAAAAGACAACTCTTTCCCATCTCCTAGCTAAACTCAGACCAAAGGGATTCCTTTTCCATATAGTTACAGGATTCTTATCTAAAAGCAAGGCAATAGCTACGTTGAAATAAAGACCTTTGGAGACTCTTTCCCTATCTATGGATATATGGATTCCCGGGCTTTGTCTTTGTCCCTTGTTACCGGGTATTTGACCTAGCTTCAGGCTTGGTTACAGGACCTTTGCCCTTGGTAACGGCTCTTGGACCTTTTACCTGTCTACGGCTTTTCTGGAGAGTAAGAACCCGAACCTATTCCGACTTCGCTCTGTGCCCCTTTCTTTCGCCCTCTGTACTGAGTCTACCCGGGAGACGTGTCTCAGAGTTTATCTTATAGTTCCTGATATGGCTCTGGTTTCATATTCCGATTGTTACTAAGCTAGACTTAGGCGATTGACCCTTGGCATAGGATTTGGCATCGTATCTCGCTTTGACGTATTGGTTACCAGGTATCAGGTCCTTTGCCATAGCTCATAACAAGAGCGACACCTTTCGAGTTCTTACCGAAAGTTGCTCTCTCCTCTCTAGCTAGGGCAGTAGTAGCAGTTAAATCAGGAATCCAGGGGAGCTATCAGGTCAAGTCCAGGTCTCTAGCTTTGGTTAGTTCCTTGCTAGGGCTTTGTAAAGGGTTAGAGAAAAGGAAGGCCAAATAGTCTCAGGATGGCCCTGGTTTTCCTTGTATGTATGCCAATTCCATGAGTGAGATGCGGTTAGAGAGGCTTAAAAGGCCCATTCAGACACCTAGAGTTCCAGTTTTGTGGAAGATGCCTTATTAAATTAAAAGGGTTTTCTTCGTCCTTTCCTGAGAGGAGTGGGAAATCCATCGAAAAAGTAGGAGTTTGTCTGTTCTTTCCTATGTTCATCTTACCCTGTTCTGATAACCTCTATCGTTTTATTCATGCTACTTCTATAAATCCTATTCCTATTTAGAGCTGCTTTCC is part of the Salvia miltiorrhiza mitochondrion, complete genome genome and encodes:
- the orf144a gene encoding hypothetical protein, producing the protein MDILRLLLPLLPFIFIGPGLVDRYNLPSFLLFQLPMVDYRAFFLLFLRVNYFLTMIGFLLLALKDVFRLPLLVKGRVLLCPTVEAIMVLTLGSWSYSFFPPMVVVRPTVNLKGISSLPILLIGRIAASLPDQRTFATDSLIEAY